In Paralichthys olivaceus isolate ysfri-2021 chromosome 1, ASM2471397v2, whole genome shotgun sequence, the following are encoded in one genomic region:
- the LOC109637208 gene encoding lactadherin-like isoform X1: protein MRRPGSVSTVILTAACLLVCLCSVRGNYCEVNHCHNGGTCVTDVGEDPFICICADGFGGDTCNLTETGPCSPNPCKNDGLCEVIAPTRRGDVFNEYVCKCQPSFEGAHCQINVNDCAKQPCKNGGVCRDLDGDYTCQCPSPYVGKQCQQRCISLLGMEGGTIVESQISASSVHYGILGLQRWGPELARLNNHGLVNAWTSATHDRNPWIEINMQKKMRLTGIITQGASRIGTAEYIKAFKVASSFDGNSFTTHRVDGQRRDKVFVGNIDNDGTKTNLFDPPIVAQYIRIIPVVCRRACTLRMELVGCELNVYSNTAGCSEPLGMKSRLISDGQLSATSSYRTWGIDTFTWHPQFARLDKQGKTNAWSPVHNNRSEWIQVDLEKTTRLTGIITQGAKDFGVVQFVSVFQIAYSNDGESWNTVKDEITGNDKLFQGNIDNNTHKKNLFEPPFYARYVRVVPWEWHERIALRMELLGCDD from the exons ATGAGGCGTCCCGGAAGTGTGTCCACAGTGATTCTCACTGCAGCTTGTCTCCTCGTCTGCCTGTGTTCAGTCAGAG GCAACTACTGTGAGGTGAACCATTGCCACAATGGAGGAACATGTGTGACAGATGTCGGAGAGGATCCCTTCATCTGCATCTGTGCGGATGGATTTGGCGGAGACACCTGTAACCTTACAGAGACAG GACCCTGCAGCCCGAATCCCTGTAAAAACGATGGGCTGTGCGAGGTCATTGCTCCGACCAGACGAGGAGATGTTTTCAATGAGTACGTCTGCAAGTGCCAGCCAAGCTTTGAGGGAGCGCACTGCCAGATCA ATGTGAATGACTGTGCCAAGCAGCCTTGTAAGAATGGAGGTGTGTGCAGAGATCTGGATGGAGACTACACCTGCCAGTGCCCCTCACCGTACGTCGGAAAGCAGTGCCAGCAAC GTTGCATTTCTCTGCTGGGGATGGAGGGAGGTACAATCGTGGAGTCCCAGatttctgcctcctctgtgcACTACGGCATTCTGGGACTTCAGCGCTGGGGCCCGGAGCTGGCGCGTCTAAACAACCATGGCCTCGTCAACGCCTGGACGTCAGCCACCCATGACAGGAATCCCTGGATCGAG ATTAATATGCAGAAGAAGATGCGTCTGACGGGCATCATCACTCAGGGCGCCAGTCGCATTGGCACTGCGGAGTACATCAAGGCCTTCAAGGTGGCGAGCAGCTTTGATGGGAATAGTTTCACCACACACAGAGTAGACGGCCAACGGAGAGACAAG GTTTTTGTTGGCAACATAGACAACGATGGCACGAAAACAAACCTTTTCGACCCTCCAATCGTGGCCCAGTACATTCGCATCATCCCTGTGGTGTGCCGCAGGGCGTGCACGCTGCGCATGGAGCTGGTCGGCTGTGAACTCAATG TCTATTCAAACACGGCAGGTTGTTCAGAGCCTCTGGGGATGAAGTCTCGCCTCATCTCAGACGGGCAGCTTTCGGCCACCAGCTCGTACCGCACGTGGGGCATCGACACCTTCACGTGGCACCCTCAGTTTGCCCGACTGGACAAGCAGGGAAAGACCAATGCCTGGTCCCCTGTACACAACAATCGCTCAGAGTGGATCCAG GTTGATCTGGAGAAGACGACGCGTCTCACAGGCATCATCACTCAGGGGGCGAAGGACTTTGGGGTGGTGCAGTTTGTGTCGGTGTTTCAAATTGCTTACAGTAACGATGGAGAGTCGTGGAATACGGTGAAGGACGAGATCACCGGCAATGATAAG CTTTTCCAAGGCAACATCGACAACAACACCCACAAGAAGAATCTATTTGAGCCTCCGTTCTACGCCCGATATGTTCGAGTCGTCCCCTGGGAGTGGCACGAGCGCATCGCTCTTCGCATGGAGCTGCTGGGCTGCGATGACTAG
- the LOC109637208 gene encoding lactadherin-like isoform X2 has translation MRRPGSVSTVILTAACLLVCLCSVRGNYCEVNHCHNGGTCVTDVGEDPFICICADGFGGDTCNLTETGPCSPNPCKNDGLCEVIAPTRRGDVFNEYVCKCQPSFEGAHCQINVNDCAKQPCKNGGVCRDLDGDYTCQCPSPYVGKQCQQRCISLLGMEGGTIVESQISASSVHYGILGLQRWGPELARLNNHGLVNAWTSATHDRNPWIEINMQKKMRLTGIITQGASRIGTAEYIKAFKVASSFDGNSFTTHRVDGQRRDKVFVGNIDNDGTKTNLFDPPIVAQYIRIIPVVCRRACTLRMELVGCELNGCSEPLGMKSRLISDGQLSATSSYRTWGIDTFTWHPQFARLDKQGKTNAWSPVHNNRSEWIQVDLEKTTRLTGIITQGAKDFGVVQFVSVFQIAYSNDGESWNTVKDEITGNDKLFQGNIDNNTHKKNLFEPPFYARYVRVVPWEWHERIALRMELLGCDD, from the exons ATGAGGCGTCCCGGAAGTGTGTCCACAGTGATTCTCACTGCAGCTTGTCTCCTCGTCTGCCTGTGTTCAGTCAGAG GCAACTACTGTGAGGTGAACCATTGCCACAATGGAGGAACATGTGTGACAGATGTCGGAGAGGATCCCTTCATCTGCATCTGTGCGGATGGATTTGGCGGAGACACCTGTAACCTTACAGAGACAG GACCCTGCAGCCCGAATCCCTGTAAAAACGATGGGCTGTGCGAGGTCATTGCTCCGACCAGACGAGGAGATGTTTTCAATGAGTACGTCTGCAAGTGCCAGCCAAGCTTTGAGGGAGCGCACTGCCAGATCA ATGTGAATGACTGTGCCAAGCAGCCTTGTAAGAATGGAGGTGTGTGCAGAGATCTGGATGGAGACTACACCTGCCAGTGCCCCTCACCGTACGTCGGAAAGCAGTGCCAGCAAC GTTGCATTTCTCTGCTGGGGATGGAGGGAGGTACAATCGTGGAGTCCCAGatttctgcctcctctgtgcACTACGGCATTCTGGGACTTCAGCGCTGGGGCCCGGAGCTGGCGCGTCTAAACAACCATGGCCTCGTCAACGCCTGGACGTCAGCCACCCATGACAGGAATCCCTGGATCGAG ATTAATATGCAGAAGAAGATGCGTCTGACGGGCATCATCACTCAGGGCGCCAGTCGCATTGGCACTGCGGAGTACATCAAGGCCTTCAAGGTGGCGAGCAGCTTTGATGGGAATAGTTTCACCACACACAGAGTAGACGGCCAACGGAGAGACAAG GTTTTTGTTGGCAACATAGACAACGATGGCACGAAAACAAACCTTTTCGACCCTCCAATCGTGGCCCAGTACATTCGCATCATCCCTGTGGTGTGCCGCAGGGCGTGCACGCTGCGCATGGAGCTGGTCGGCTGTGAACTCAATG GTTGTTCAGAGCCTCTGGGGATGAAGTCTCGCCTCATCTCAGACGGGCAGCTTTCGGCCACCAGCTCGTACCGCACGTGGGGCATCGACACCTTCACGTGGCACCCTCAGTTTGCCCGACTGGACAAGCAGGGAAAGACCAATGCCTGGTCCCCTGTACACAACAATCGCTCAGAGTGGATCCAG GTTGATCTGGAGAAGACGACGCGTCTCACAGGCATCATCACTCAGGGGGCGAAGGACTTTGGGGTGGTGCAGTTTGTGTCGGTGTTTCAAATTGCTTACAGTAACGATGGAGAGTCGTGGAATACGGTGAAGGACGAGATCACCGGCAATGATAAG CTTTTCCAAGGCAACATCGACAACAACACCCACAAGAAGAATCTATTTGAGCCTCCGTTCTACGCCCGATATGTTCGAGTCGTCCCCTGGGAGTGGCACGAGCGCATCGCTCTTCGCATGGAGCTGCTGGGCTGCGATGACTAG